The following is a genomic window from Candidatus Binatia bacterium.
CCCATCAAGAGTTGTCCTTCCACACCGATATTCCACACGCCCGCCTGGAAGGAGACGGCAATCGCCAACCCGGCCAGCAGCAAGGGACAGCTCTTGACGGCCACCTCGGAAAGACTGTCGACGCTGCCAAAGGCGCCCTCGACCAGCGCACCGAAGGCGACGGCAGGATCGCCGCCGGACAGCGCGATGATGAGCGCGCTGGCGGCCAACGCACCAGCAAGCGCCAGCAGAGACGGACCGAAACGGTCGGCCAATGCGCGCATCAGTGCGGCACTCCGGCCATCAGCAGGCCCAAGCGCTCGGTGTCGATCGGCGGTTCAAGCGCCGGGCTCAGGTGGCCACGCGAGAGGACACTGACACGGTGACTGAGATCGAGCACCTCGTCGAGGTCGGTGGAAATCAAGACGACGGCGCAGCCGCGCCGCGCACTGTCGAGCAGCGCGTCGGCGACCGCACGCGTGGCCGCTACGTCCAGGCCACGACTCGGGTTGGCCGCGATGAGCACGGCCGGGTCCGCCGCCAACGCCCGGGCCACGACCACCCGTTGCTGGTTGCCGCCGGAGAGTGACCGCACCGGCTCTTGCAGGCCGGCGCGAATGCCATATTGGCGTGCCGCCTCGGCAGCAACACGCCGCGCCGCATCCAGGTCCACCATGCCCCAACGGCCGCAGCGATCGAGCAGCACACGGCTGAGGAGTAGATTCTCCTGCACCGTCATCGGCAACACCAGCCCTTGGTGTTGCCGGTCGGGCGGAATGTGCCCGATACCGGCGGCCAACGCCGCGCGTGGCGTGCAGGTTGTGCGCGGCCGGCCCCGCACGCTCACCGTTCCGCTCGCAGGCCGCCGCAGCCCCACGAGCACTTCGAACAGCTCCTGCTGTCCGTTGCCGTCCACGCCCGCGATGCCGAAGATTTCCCCGGCGCGCACGGTGAAACTCACATCGACCAGCACCGGCGCACTGGTCCCGCCACCAACAGCGAGCTGCGACACTTGGAGGACGATCTCGCCAGCGGCGTGTGCCGCCACGCGTGGCCGTACCGGCGCCACATCACCGATCATCCGCTCTGCCATTTCGCGCTCGCTGAGATCCGCCGTCGCATAGGTTCCGACGTTGCGCCCGCGGCGCATGATGGTGACACGATCGGCAACCTCTCGAACCTCACGCAGCTTGTGCGTGATGAAAACGACCAGTCGACCCTGGCTGCGTAATTGCCGCAGGAGGACGAACAGCGTGCGAACCTCCTGCGGGGTGAGCACCGCCGTCGGTTCGTCGAGGATGAGCACGCGCTGCGCATGAGCGAGCGCTTTCAGGATCTCGATCCGTTGGCGCGCGCCAACGGGAAGCTGGGACACGGGTACCTCCAGGGGGCTCAGGTCGAGGCCGATACGTTGCGCCAGCGCCGCTGCCTCGGTCGCCGCGGCGGCGCGGTCGTACCGCCAGCGCGACTGCCGCGGCAGGCTGAGGGCCAGGTTTTCCGCCACCGTCAGTGCCTCCACCAAGGTGAAGTGCTGGTGCACCATACCGATGCCGGCGTTCCGGGCCTGACGCGGCGAGGCAAAGGAAACGGGCCGCCCATCAAACAACAGGTTGCCGGCATCAGGACGGAGGGAGCCGGCGAGGATGTGCATGAGCGTGGACTTGCCGGCGCCGTTTTCTCCGAGCACGGCGTGGATCTCGCCGGCACGAAAATCGAGATTGACGTCGGCAAGCGCCTGAGTATTCCCAAAGCGTTTGCTCACGCCGCGCACAGCGAGCCGCGGCGCGGCGACGTCCGGTTCAGCGGGATTCGGCACCGGCGTGTGCGAGTTGCGGGTCAAAATTCAGCGGTTGGCACTTTCAGCGTGCCGGCGATGATCGCTTGGCGCGCCTGCTCGATGCGCTCGCGGACGGCTGCCGGAATCTCGGGCTCGAGGCGCGGGTTCAGGATCAGTTTGATGACGCCATCTTTCATCCCCATGCGCTCGACTTTCCCCGTGAAATGACCTTCCTTCACCTCGCGGGCGACTTCCACAAAGGCATATGGAATGTCGCCGACGGCGCTGGCGATGACGACGTCGGGTGCGACATCGTTTTGGTCCTTGTTGCTGCCGAAGGCGTAGACATGTTTCATCTGCGCCGCCTGAAACACGCCGAGGCCGGCGGCATCTGCATTGTGAAACAGAAAGTCGCAGCCTTGCTGCACCAGCGCCAGCGCCGCTTCCTTGGCCGCACCGACATCCTCCCAGTTGCCGACGTACGAGGTGACCACGGTGAAATCCGGCCGCACGGCTTTGGCCCCGGCCTGAAAAGCGATGATGGTGCTCTTCACCGAAGGGATCTCGATGCCGCCGACGACGCCCGCCTTGCCGCTCTTCGACATCGCCCCGGCCAGCATGCCTTCGAGATAGGTAGCCTCTTCGAGCATGAAACGCAGGGGAGCCACGTTCGGCCGCACCGTATTGCCGGAGGTGGTGATGAACACCGTGTGGGGGAAATCCGGCGCCACTGCGGCGGCGGCATCCTGGAACTCAAACCCGTGACCGAACACGAGCTGGTAGCCGCGGCGGGCGAAGTCGCGGAAGCCCTCCTCGAACTCGGCGGGGGTTTTCGTCTGAATTTGACTGACTTCGGCCCCGAGTTGGTCGCGAATTGCCAGCAGGCCCTCATAGGCCAAGGCGTTCCAGCCAGCGTCACTGACCGGACCGGGGCTCAGCAAAGCCACCTTGAACGACGGCGCCGCGGCGGGGGTACCGGCGGACGCGGCCGCCGGCGCCGAGTTGCGTTGACAGCCAGCCGACGCAAAGAGCAGCATCAGCACCAGGCAGAGCCGGCTCGGGAGATCCATACTGCCTGGTTTATAGCGGACGGCTCTTCACCGCCGCAAGGATTTGACCGGGGTGGTGAACTCGGACACCATAGGTTGGATGCGCTGGTGTTGGGTCATTTGTGCCCTCTGGCTGTGGGGCAGCACGTTGGCGGCGCCCGCGGCGGCGGCCGTGCGCGTGGTCGCAACGATTTTTCCAGTGGCCGA
Proteins encoded in this region:
- a CDS encoding ABC transporter ATP-binding protein, with amino-acid sequence MSKRFGNTQALADVNLDFRAGEIHAVLGENGAGKSTLMHILAGSLRPDAGNLLFDGRPVSFASPRQARNAGIGMVHQHFTLVEALTVAENLALSLPRQSRWRYDRAAAATEAAALAQRIGLDLSPLEVPVSQLPVGARQRIEILKALAHAQRVLILDEPTAVLTPQEVRTLFVLLRQLRSQGRLVVFITHKLREVREVADRVTIMRRGRNVGTYATADLSEREMAERMIGDVAPVRPRVAAHAAGEIVLQVSQLAVGGGTSAPVLVDVSFTVRAGEIFGIAGVDGNGQQELFEVLVGLRRPASGTVSVRGRPRTTCTPRAALAAGIGHIPPDRQHQGLVLPMTVQENLLLSRVLLDRCGRWGMVDLDAARRVAAEAARQYGIRAGLQEPVRSLSGGNQQRVVVARALAADPAVLIAANPSRGLDVAATRAVADALLDSARRGCAVVLISTDLDEVLDLSHRVSVLSRGHLSPALEPPIDTERLGLLMAGVPH
- a CDS encoding BMP family protein; translated protein: MDLPSRLCLVLMLLFASAGCQRNSAPAAASAGTPAAAPSFKVALLSPGPVSDAGWNALAYEGLLAIRDQLGAEVSQIQTKTPAEFEEGFRDFARRGYQLVFGHGFEFQDAAAAVAPDFPHTVFITTSGNTVRPNVAPLRFMLEEATYLEGMLAGAMSKSGKAGVVGGIEIPSVKSTIIAFQAGAKAVRPDFTVVTSYVGNWEDVGAAKEAALALVQQGCDFLFHNADAAGLGVFQAAQMKHVYAFGSNKDQNDVAPDVVIASAVGDIPYAFVEVAREVKEGHFTGKVERMGMKDGVIKLILNPRLEPEIPAAVRERIEQARQAIIAGTLKVPTAEF